In Macadamia integrifolia cultivar HAES 741 chromosome 13, SCU_Mint_v3, whole genome shotgun sequence, one DNA window encodes the following:
- the LOC122059240 gene encoding disease resistance protein RPM1-like isoform X2 yields the protein MAEAFVKSFLQRLSSLKLQENEGSPCLLDQIKKLQNRLEDIANFRREVGNSSKQEDGLISNWESDLIEIVNDAVNCIDQCVAKIRTQDGSDQDLSIAQFCSELEKIDERLAGISSRRSQLDMPPLPTLVAKEEIGLSSSTDVVDVVGEESFAPFALNYRNLPSYLRSCLFYCSLFPGKISRGRLVRLLVAEGILQERPGEVMEDIAEENINELLSQGMLRVEIGYKNELKVVDPYHEICQLELQQGEGMTGYLVSDSNFPQGSQIVFIHYRGETLKTSFNDHLIGSLHVIPDSQGLIPGEYWIEGIPDDHWACVRNALHTFNFLRVLEFENLCIKSLPEELGNLIHLRYLGLKHSTLHEIPESIRNLQNLQTLDIGCSRMRLALPSGVLNLLRLRHLMLSMNETKVLSGISTLTNLQSLTGLYLRLGIIEELRSLTQLRKLELKDVSEEHANELSASIMKMRGLVSLSLDSGDHWGKELLPTLELFSPPQFIRKLRLDGCLVDLPHWVCSMEKLTKLSMQGQENEQRILSGRWVS from the exons ATGGCAGAAGCCTTTGTGAAATCCTTTCTGCAACGATTGAGTTCTTTAAAATTGCAGGAGAATGAAGGTTCTCCATGTCTGCTAGATCAAATAAAAAAGCTACAGAACAGACTTGAAGATATTGCAAACTTTCGTCGAGAAGTAGGTAATTCTAGCAAACAAGAAGATGGATTGATTTCCAATTGGGAGAGCGATTTGATAGAAATAGTAAATGATGCGGTCAATTGTATCGATCAGTGTGTCGCCAAAATTAGAACTCAAGATGGGTCTGATCAGGATCTCTCAATTGCGCAGTTTTGCAGTGAATTAGAGAAGATCGATGAACGTCTTGCCGGAATTTCAAGCCGAAGATCTCAACTTGATATGCCGCCGCTGCCGACATTAGTAGCGAAAGAAGAAATTGGGCTAAGTTCTTCTACTGATGTTGTTGATGTAGTAGGTGAGGAATCTTTTGCCCCCTTTGCATTGAATTATAGAAACTTACCTTCATACCTTAGATCCTGTTTATTCTACTGTTCTCTCTTTCCTGGGAAAATAAGTAGAGGCAGATTGGTTCGGCTACTGGTAGCTGAAGGTATTTTACAAGAAAGACCAGGGGAAGTTATGGAAGATATTGCTGAAGAAAATATCAATGAATTACTTAGCCAAGGAATGCTTCGAGTTGAAATTGGCTACAAAAATGAACTCAAAGTTGTTGACCCTTATCATGAAATCTGTCAACTTGAGCTGCAGCAAGGAGAAGGTATGACTGGCTATCTGGTTTCTGATTCCAATTTTCCTCAGGGTTCCCAAATTGTTTTCATCCACTACCGTGGTGAGACTCTCAAGACAAGCTTCAATGATCATCTAATTGGATCATTACATGTCATTCCAGATTCACAAGGATTAATTCCCGGTGAGTATTGGATTGAAGGCATACCTGACGACCACTGGGCCTGCGTAAGAAATGCCTTACATACCTTCAATTTTTTGAGAGTTTTGGAATTTGAGAATCTTTGTATTAAGAGCTTACCAGAAGAACTAGGAAATCTGATACACTTGAGGTATCTAGGCTTAAAACATTCAACGCTACATGAGATTCCGGAGAGCATAAGAAATCTTCAAAATCTACAAACTTTGGATATTGGATGTTCTAGAATGCGGTTGGCATTGCCAAGTGGAGTTTTGAATCTTCTACGGTTGAGGCACCTTATGCTGTCGATGAATGAAACAAAAGTCCTCTCAGGTATAAGCACATTAACAAACCTTCAAAGTTTAACTGGTTTATACTTGAGACTTGGTATCATCGAAGAATTAAGGAGTTTGACTCAACTGAGGAAGCTGGAATTGAAGGATGTATCCGAAGAACATGCCAACGAGCTCTCTGCTTCTATTATGAAGATGAGAGGACTTGTGTCTTTATCTCTTGATTCAGGAGATCATTGGGGCAAAGAACTATTGCCTACATTGGAGCTATTTTCACCACCACAGTTTATCAGAAAACTTCGCCTAGATGGGTGTCTAGTGGATCTTCCTCACTGGGTCTGCTCCATGGAGAAGCTCACTAAGCTAAG CATGCAAGGTCAAGAAAATGAACAAAGAATTTTGTCGGGTAGGTGGGTTTCCTAA
- the LOC122059240 gene encoding disease resistance protein RPM1-like isoform X1 has product MAEAFVKSFLQRLSSLKLQENEGSPCLLDQIKKLQNRLEDIANFRREVGNSSKQEDGLISNWESDLIEIVNDAVNCIDQCVAKIRTQDGSDQDLSIAQFCSELEKIDERLAGISSRRSQLDMPPLPTLVAKEEIGLSSSTDVVDVVGEESFAPFALNYRNLPSYLRSCLFYCSLFPGKISRGRLVRLLVAEGILQERPGEVMEDIAEENINELLSQGMLRVEIGYKNELKVVDPYHEICQLELQQGEDSQGLIPGEYWIEGIPDDHWACVRNALHTFNFLRVLEFENLCIKSLPEELGNLIHLRYLGLKHSTLHEIPESIRNLQNLQTLDIGCSRMRLALPSGVLNLLRLRHLMLSMNETKVLSGISTLTNLQSLTGLYLRLGIIEELRSLTQLRKLELKDVSEEHANELSASIMKMRGLVSLSLDSGDHWGKELLPTLELFSPPQFIRKLRLDGCLVDLPHWVCSMEKLTKLRLGFTFLPEEAVFLLQLLPNLKHLTLWEACKVKKMNKEFCRVGGFPKLEALVIASMKLMEWTEIEEGALPSLVFLSFHSCPRLMSLPEGLQYVTTLKELKILPLHPDLERRLKPDGGKENYKIKHIPLIQFLPLSLLV; this is encoded by the exons ATGGCAGAAGCCTTTGTGAAATCCTTTCTGCAACGATTGAGTTCTTTAAAATTGCAGGAGAATGAAGGTTCTCCATGTCTGCTAGATCAAATAAAAAAGCTACAGAACAGACTTGAAGATATTGCAAACTTTCGTCGAGAAGTAGGTAATTCTAGCAAACAAGAAGATGGATTGATTTCCAATTGGGAGAGCGATTTGATAGAAATAGTAAATGATGCGGTCAATTGTATCGATCAGTGTGTCGCCAAAATTAGAACTCAAGATGGGTCTGATCAGGATCTCTCAATTGCGCAGTTTTGCAGTGAATTAGAGAAGATCGATGAACGTCTTGCCGGAATTTCAAGCCGAAGATCTCAACTTGATATGCCGCCGCTGCCGACATTAGTAGCGAAAGAAGAAATTGGGCTAAGTTCTTCTACTGATGTTGTTGATGTAGTAGGTGAGGAATCTTTTGCCCCCTTTGCATTGAATTATAGAAACTTACCTTCATACCTTAGATCCTGTTTATTCTACTGTTCTCTCTTTCCTGGGAAAATAAGTAGAGGCAGATTGGTTCGGCTACTGGTAGCTGAAGGTATTTTACAAGAAAGACCAGGGGAAGTTATGGAAGATATTGCTGAAGAAAATATCAATGAATTACTTAGCCAAGGAATGCTTCGAGTTGAAATTGGCTACAAAAATGAACTCAAAGTTGTTGACCCTTATCATGAAATCTGTCAACTTGAGCTGCAGCAAGGAGAAG ATTCACAAGGATTAATTCCCGGTGAGTATTGGATTGAAGGCATACCTGACGACCACTGGGCCTGCGTAAGAAATGCCTTACATACCTTCAATTTTTTGAGAGTTTTGGAATTTGAGAATCTTTGTATTAAGAGCTTACCAGAAGAACTAGGAAATCTGATACACTTGAGGTATCTAGGCTTAAAACATTCAACGCTACATGAGATTCCGGAGAGCATAAGAAATCTTCAAAATCTACAAACTTTGGATATTGGATGTTCTAGAATGCGGTTGGCATTGCCAAGTGGAGTTTTGAATCTTCTACGGTTGAGGCACCTTATGCTGTCGATGAATGAAACAAAAGTCCTCTCAGGTATAAGCACATTAACAAACCTTCAAAGTTTAACTGGTTTATACTTGAGACTTGGTATCATCGAAGAATTAAGGAGTTTGACTCAACTGAGGAAGCTGGAATTGAAGGATGTATCCGAAGAACATGCCAACGAGCTCTCTGCTTCTATTATGAAGATGAGAGGACTTGTGTCTTTATCTCTTGATTCAGGAGATCATTGGGGCAAAGAACTATTGCCTACATTGGAGCTATTTTCACCACCACAGTTTATCAGAAAACTTCGCCTAGATGGGTGTCTAGTGGATCTTCCTCACTGGGTCTGCTCCATGGAGAAGCTCACTAAGCTAAGGTTAGGTTTTACCTTTCTACCTGAGGAAGCAGTTTTTCTACTTCAATTGCTTCCTAACTTGAAACATCTAACATTGTGGGAAGCATGCAAGGTCAAGAAAATGAACAAAGAATTTTGTCGGGTAGGTGGGTTTCCTAAGCTGGAGGCACTTGTTATTGCTTCTATGAAACTAATGGAATGGACAGAGATTGAAGAAGGGGCCCTGCCAAGCTTGGTATTCCTCAGCTTCCACAGTTGTCCACGGTTGATGAGTCTTCCAGAAGGACTGCAATATGTCACCACTCTAAAAGAACTGAAGATACTGCCCTTGCACCCAGATCTTGAACGGAGGTTGAAACCTGATGGAGGCAAAGAGAATTACAAGATTAAACACATCCCACTAATACAGTTTCTCCCTTTATCCCTACTCGTATGA